The genomic window GTACggcactctgattggctgacctcCTCGCGTCGTACAAAccacattcattcatattttataggCTAGCTTTTGCAACTTTTTCaattttcataataatgtttttatcttttttgcaGTATTGTATTTTTAGGTTATACTCTTTGACTTTTAATTTCTGTGTTCTTATCTCGCCTcagttttgccattttattattgtttctgtttgtttttaacccTCGAGTGATCAGGGTCGTGTTAGCTTGCAGTGGAAAGCACTGTGGCGGTGGGCAGGGGTCCTTCGGCCTGACGCCCTGTTCTAAAGCCCTGTGCTCCGGGCGTGTTGCAGGCTCTGCGGTACCCCTACTTCCAGGTGGGCCAGGTGCTGGGCCCTCCCCCACAGTACGTAGGGCAGCAGAAGGCCCAGGTGAGGACGGTCCAGGCCCCGGagcccaagcccctccccctgggcAAGCCAGATCAGCATTCCCCAGCTCGGAGGACTTCGATCCCCGCCCCGGTTCCCGCCAGGGCCCACCAGCAGCCCCTGCAGCAGATCCCCCTGCCCCAGGAGAGCCTGCAGTCCCACGGCCACAAGCAGGAGCAGCCGGCCTCTCCCACCCCCAAGAACAGCAGCCCCCCTGTGGTGAGTGCAGAACAGGAGCCTGCACACTTTCGgttgtgctgctgtgttttagCCGGCAGCAAGACGCACTCGGTCAGTGCCTGCAGCTGCAGAGTGCCCATTGGCTATTGCCGCGATGGTGTTAAGTGCATTCTGAGCTTATGTTCAGCTGCATGGTATGTCTAAAAGCCTTGCCACGTGCTTCAGGAGACCCTGGgcaccagaggtggaaagtccaggggtcagaaaggaAAAATCCTTCCATGTGTTGCTTCCacttcctggctgaagaattgtgctattTAGCAAATCCAGATGattagaacaaaatactggggtgGGTTTTTATGGTCTGAACCTGCGTGTTCCACCTCTGCTGGGCATAGTGTGTTCTGCTGACGGGAAAcgcttgcttttctttttcagaaaccATCTCCTTCGGGGACTGAGAACAGCGCTGTCGGGGTCAAGAGTGGCCGGAGACGCTGGGGTCAGACTGCCGTGAAAACGGTCGATAGTTGGGATGAGTTTGATGACTCAGACATGGGAGTGTCCTTCTCCAAAAAACCCAGCATGGTGTCCATCAAGGAGAAAGCGCTGGAGGGGTCAGTACTTCTGCAAATCCAAGCAATAGAGGACATTTATAGTGCTTTTCCAGTGTTTTTTGCAACCATTAGTGAAACATTgcatgtgctttttttaaagctcattCATCATCTATGATGTTTGATTTTTCAGACAACTGGAACCAAAGCCGCTTAGTACCTACACTGCTGTGATCAAATTGCCAAGCATTGCCACCACCCTCAACAGGACCGACTCTGAGACCTCCAACTCCTCAGCAAGACAGCATTACCTGCGGCAGTCCAGATACCTGCCAGGTAAATCACACACCGACTTGGGTTTTCAGTGCAGAGCTTTACAGATGATGTGTAGTATGTTATCGGTTATAGCAGTTTCGgacaaacatttttctgcatCTAGTGTggaattaattgaaaatgtatgtgaGAAACTATGGAGGGCTGACAATGTAGTTTTGTAATATACAACCAACTGTAATGTCTACCTTATTTTACTCTCACTTTCTTTATAATGATTGTGATTTCCTTTCCTTGTGGGCTGGGCTTAGGCACCTGTCACATCATTACTGAGGTGTACAAATTGTTATAGTGTCATATTTTGCCGCTTCTGTAGTGTAATCTACATACAAACGGATAATATAAAGTTTTGTTGCCGGAATAGGCACAGCTCAGCATATGTACGCTCAgctcagtgtgtgcatgcacagctcagTGTGATCATGCACAGCTTAGTGTGAGCATGCACAGCTCAGTGTGATCATGCACAGCTTAGTGTGAGCATGCACAGCTCAGTGTGATCATGCACAGCTTAGTGTGAGCATGCACAGCTAAATGTGATCATGCACAACTCCATGTGAGCATGCACAGCTCAGTGTGATCATGCACAGCTTAGTGTGAGCATGCACAGCTAAATGTGATCATGCACAACTCCATGTGAGCATGCACAGCTTAGTGTGAGCATGCACACCTAAATGTGATCATGCACAGCtcaatgtgtgcatgcagtttGCGGTTGGAACAGCACATTGACTGGCAGCTGTAGTGAGTCTTGTATAAATTTTTTGAGCTGTTCTTTCTGATGGTGAAGCAGGTTTAGGAGAGTGTGACTGTACAGTATGGAATTTGTTTTCCTATTTCAGGAGTGAATCCTAAGAACACATCCTTGATTGGGAACAAGGAGCCAGGCCGAAGTCTATGGGGCAATCCTACCTCTCTAGTGAATAAACCACTGGGGCCCATTGGATCTGATCTCTCCGTCTCTAGAGTTAATGCAGGTACTTACTCCTTTCAGCCAGCATACTTACCACTATAGTTACTATTACAGGTGCCAGAAATGTATATTTGCTCAGGCTTAATTTGGCAGCTCAcctgtttgcttttattttcactcTGCCCTGAAGTGCTTTTGTGGCAGGCTCTGGCAGGGTCCAGGCATGTATTATTCATGCACACACTAAGTTGGCATAGGCACAGTGAATCTGGCTTCTGTCAGCTCTGTATTCATGAGGTCAGGAGGACAGTTAAGACAGGAGCTGAAGATCAGGTGCCGCCTCAGATTGCAGCCTGCAGATCACTTGCTTCATCAAAGATAGAACTCAAACAGCACCAAAGACTTTGCCCTCTTTTCCCCTCCATCTCATTTCTTTACCTCTGTTCACATCTCTTCTCATTTTCCTTTACCTGTCTGCTAGCGTATTTCTCTTGAAGGTCACCTTTGGATATTacccgtttttaaaaaatatattaatccCTGTTACCACATGGATGTGCTTTCTATGTAGCGGATGACCTGTTGATTGCTCTATGAAACTGATGTTGAGTGCAGGTAAAAATGACACTCAGACAGTTAAGATAATTAAACCATTACATGAGAGGAGAGACCTCCAGGCCAAACCAGACTGCTGTTATAACCTGTGTCAGTGGTTCAGTCTGAACCCAATAGGAAAACCCAAGATTCCAAGCTGACGATAGGGCCATAGGAAGTTCCACCCtctggatgagatgttaaaccgaaGTGCTGACATGCTGTGGTCATAACAAAATCCCGCGGTGCTCATCACAGAGAGGAATGGCTCAGCTGTCCTGGCCTAATTCCCAATCACCCCCACTTTAACCAGCTGAGGAAATCCCTCCCTGTGCACTGACATGTGTGGTCTCTTTAAAGAGCTTTGAGTAAAAGTGTGGTATAAATACCATTCATTGTCGTTCTCTTGTTCAGAGTACAGCCCAAGGTGGTCTTTAATCATTCAGGTTCttcctctccatttctctcacctcgttttctttttattcctttCCACCTGTATCCTTCATTCCTTCTTTCATTTGCCATGGGGACAGAAGATCCTAAACCTACTGATAAATCCATTGTAAGAGAAAAGACTCTCGACAAAGTAGAACTGCCCAAAGGTACCTGTCATTTCACTCTGAGTGAGTAAATTAAGTTCATGCTCACAGCATCTGTAAAACTAATAAAATTCATAGTTCTTATTGTGATTAAATATGCAGTACTGACTATATATGTACTTACAGTAACTTGTTTTGAATAATGTTAAGTCAGTCTGCATGaagtctttttttcctgttgtacatattcagtgttttcctcttccctccctTTAGGAAACTTTATGACCTCAAACTACAACCCAGGTGGAGGTTATGTGTCCTCCTTTCAGAAGAAGGAGGTGGGATCTGCAGGACAGAGGATTCAGCTTGCCCCCCTTGGAAGCACGTCTGCAAGTAAGAGTCAACAATCATTGTGACAGAGTGCATCTTTCCTGGCCACAACTCAAGTAAAAATGACAACAGAGAGAACTATGAGCTGTCCAGTctctcagtttgtttttgtgttgtggaCTATCCTTCTTTCCTTTCTGCCTGTCTTTGCTTTTCCTGTAActtgttttccatgttttttccCCATGCTCTCAGTTGACCTTTCTCCCACTGCTGAACTTAAAACTGATAAACCGAGACCATCCAAGCTTAAGTCCACTTCCAATAAGGCCTTGGTTGAAACAACTGAAGGTAATttagagagaggaaaaaggcAACAGGTCTCTCTCCCAAGACACTGCAAATCCTCAGTACTAGAGTAGAAATAATACCAAACACGTTTTCTTCTAGAACCACCCCAATGCCTTTTAAAGCTGTTTTCAAGGGTGCATGATTTGTGTAGATTGTCCTGAAATGCTGTTTgtttcatacagtatattaataaGGCTATACAGATGACATCTCTGCATTTACATTCTGATTTATGTATTGTTGCTGCAGAGTATGAAGGGTGGAAGAGCAAGATGGCAAAATCCCAAATCCCTGGATCCAGCTTTACGATGCCAGGAAAGTCCCTTCTGTCCAGAGCACCCCCTATACAGCCAGTGCATGGAAGAGTAGACTGGGCAGCCAAATATGGAAGCCATCGGTAGCTCTGCCTACTTGGACCCTTCCTAGCCCCACCCAGAAAGACATATACACACTGTTTCCTCATACCCCTCACTCACAGATGCATGGCTACCCTGTGGGCTGCACAGGGAAGGACCTGTCCACTGCTCAGGAGGGCTTCTCCATCTTATGGAGGCCATCATGACTGCTGATGCTTCGTCCGCTGACAGTGCAAATTGTGGTTCCTTTTGGACTGATGATGTCATGCTCGTCTCaagaaaggatttttttttttggggagggttttaaaaacaaaaatctgttaGCCACATTTGTTTTGATTCAGGTGATTTCAACATGAGAATGTTTTATGTTGAAAAGCAGGTCATGGggatggaacaaaaaaaagaaattgactTCCGGCCACGAAGGCTGGCATTTATACTCGCTACACAAGTGTTTTGTAATTAAGGGAAGTTTTGGAAACTTTTTTTGATTAaccatttaaacaaatttacttgcatattatttttaacttttactaCGATAAATTTATATAAAAGAGCGTGAGACTTTCATTTGGCATTAAATAATCAGAGATGGTTTCAGGATGTTTTATGTGATGTTCACGTGTGAAGTAGATACGCACTCATGCAGGGAAGTACAGTGCACTGCTGTGTTAGCAGAGGTTCTATTCCCTCTTATGTCCAATGTTAAGTTTTggtcttttttctttgtccaaGTTCAGTGTTTCTTGCTGCACAGCATTGACCAGGGTCCTACTTCATTGGCATAATTAGTTTAGAACTTGGGTGGCTCTCCTTCCCACAttcaaaaggcattttaaacaaaccggctaaaaagaggaaggaaggaTAATTACACCCTAACACTACCCTGAAATGAACATCAGACCCGTCTGATCTTAATGTCCATTTAAACATTACATATTTACTTCAATCAGTTACATGTACTCTTTGcaaagaaaaatctgaaaaccgTCTGACCAGATGTGTAAAGATGAAGACTGGTATGCttaatacatgcatgtgtttttgcataGAAGCATTTAAAGAGGAATTTTCCTCTTtggtattaatatttttatatttaccttTTGAAAAGTAACATTACTATAACCTTACATTTTCTTTAgataattaaatgtataaacacatttatctAAACTTTGTATACTCCGatgtttcagaataaatccCTGGGGTGCAAGCTTACATCTAAACAGCTAACTGACTGAACCAGGCATGCCATGTTTATAAAACCTGCAGAATGCCAAAAGAAATGGACCAGTGTCTCCTGTTGTTTTTAGAGAAAAtaattgccattttatttactatgtttttttttttgttaacaaaaTGTGACCCATTAAACTGTTTCTCTGTGATAACAGGTAGGTTCTGTATGAGAATGAATGCGTTGAAAGAAAAGACATGATTTTACTGCGTTTAAGAGAGTTGTCCCCGATGACCATGATTCATTATGATGCATCTATAACAGGTCCGAACCAATCTTCACCAACATCAGTATACTGTCAAaggaagaaaacagaattttagGGTTAAGCCATTTGATCATCTAGTGATCATGAGCAGTCATTGTGACTATTTTTAAATTCCTCCATGGACAATCATTCaggccagtggttctcaacagAGGAGCCAGTGCCCAAAGGGGGGCCTCGGGGAGCTGCCAGGGGGGCCTTGAATTGATAGGAAATAATTAAAAGCTTGAATCACAGAAAATCAAGACATTAGTAATTCTTCAGCCAAATACATAACACAAAGCAAACAATAGTATGTAAACTATAATAACCTTTTTATCTTCAGTAGATATCACACTGGTTTGCTGAGAAATTCTTATgggtaatttttttaatcacttgTTTGGGgttagaatagaatagaataagcTTGATTAACTGCATTGGAATGTTGCGATGatgacaggcagacaggttaTAATGTCtcgtgggtgtgggtggggggtgccaCAACACTACCTTGCTCCAGTCATTACTCCCGCCGGCATTAACTTCCCAGAGTTTAAAAATCGTATTCCCATGATCACAGCAAGGattccagcagcagctgttcagcaaaaaaatttttttatcaagTATACGTCCCTGACTGAATATTGTCATCTCGGTTGCAaatcatgcattttattcatttaccaTAAGACATTTACCCTATTTCACTCACCCAGAGAAACCGACATGTTTTTAGGATTCTGAGATCTCTGATACGCCCCTATGGCAGACAGCAGGCCGAAGAAAAGGCCGGCAATCAGGGAAGGGAAGCTTCCTGCAGGGCAAAGAGGGGAAAGTGAAAAAACCGTTTTTAAGAATGCGGTTTATGATGTTATAGAACGTCATGAACCGTATGTTTTGACACCTAAAATAACGTTTACGGACATTACGCCCCATGCTTAACATTTAAGCCGGCGCAGAACACTTAAAAGGTAATACGATGAGAGGCTCTTCAGCAAGTAGTGTTCTACAATTCTAccaatttaaataatatacCTGCTTTAGCATAGCCCATAATCCCACCCGCAGCAACAAGACTTGCGTAGCCGTATCCAAACCAGTCCACGGGCATCGTGACACCTGGAGGAAACAACGGAAGCAGAGCCCCTAGAATAAGGCCACACGTCAGAA from Anguilla anguilla isolate fAngAng1 chromosome 8, fAngAng1.pri, whole genome shotgun sequence includes these protein-coding regions:
- the LOC118233585 gene encoding serine/threonine-protein kinase MAK-like isoform X1; amino-acid sequence: MVQGPGVLSGRTVSEHSSEPAFLPGRMNRYTTLRQLGDGTYGSVLMGKSNESGELVAIKRMKRKFYSWEECMNLREVKSLKKLSHANVVKLKEVIRENDHLYFVFEYMKENLYQLMKDRENKMFSENEIRNIMFQVLSGLAFVHKHGFFHRDMKPENLLCMGPELVKIADFGLAREIRSRPPYTDYVSTRWYRAPEVLLRSSVYSSPIDMWAVGCIMAELYTLRPLFPGNSEVDEIFKICQVLGTVKKSDWSEGYQLAAAMNFRFPQCVPTNLKTLIPNASSEAISLMRDLLQWDPQKRPTAAQALRYPYFQVGQVLGPPPQYVGQQKAQVRTVQAPEPKPLPLGKPDQHSPARRTSIPAPVPARAHQQPLQQIPLPQESLQSHGHKQEQPASPTPKNSSPPVKPSPSGTENSAVGVKSGRRRWGQTAVKTVDSWDEFDDSDMGVSFSKKPSMVSIKEKALEGQLEPKPLSTYTAVIKLPSIATTLNRTDSETSNSSARQHYLRQSRYLPGVNPKNTSLIGNKEPGRSLWGNPTSLVNKPLGPIGSDLSVSRVNAEDPKPTDKSIVREKTLDKVELPKGTCHFTLRNFMTSNYNPGGGYVSSFQKKEVGSAGQRIQLAPLGSTSAIDLSPTAELKTDKPRPSKLKSTSNKALVETTEEYEGWKSKMAKSQIPGSSFTMPGKSLLSRAPPIQPVHGRVDWAAKYGSHR
- the LOC118233588 gene encoding transmembrane protein 14C-like translates to MPVDWFGYGYASLVAAGGIMGYAKAGSFPSLIAGLFFGLLSAIGAYQRSQNPKNMSVSLAAAGILAVIMGIRFLNSGKLMPAGVMTGASILMLVKIGSDLL
- the LOC118233585 gene encoding serine/threonine-protein kinase MAK-like isoform X6, which gives rise to MVQGPGVLSGRTVSEHSSEPAFLPGRMNRYTTLRQLGDGTYGSVLMGKSNESGELVAIKRMKRKFYSWEECMNLREVKSLKKLSHANVVKLKEVIRENDHLYFVFEYMKENLYQLMKDRENKMFSENEIRNIMFQVLSGLAFVHKHGFFHRDMKPENLLCMGPELVKIADFGLAREIRSRPPYTDYVSTRWYRAPEVLLRSSVYSSPIDMWAVGCIMAELYTLRPLFPGNSEVDEIFKICQVLGTVKKSDWSEGYQLAAAMNFRFPQCVPTNLKTLIPNASSEAISLMRDLLQWDPQKRPTAAQALRYPYFQVGQVLGPPPQYVGQQKAQVRTVQAPEPKPLPLGKPDQHSPARRTSIPAPVPARAHQQPLQQIPLPQESLQSHGHKQEQPASPTPKNSSPPVKPSPSGTENSAVGVKSGRRRWGQTAVKTVDSWDEFDDSDMGVSFSKKPSMVSIKEKALEGQLEPKPLSTYTAVIKLPSIATTLNRTDSETSNSSARQHYLRQSRYLPGVNPKNTSLIGNKEPGRSLWGNPTSLVNKPLGPIGSDLSVSRVNAGNFMTSNYNPGGGYVSSFQKKEVGSAGQRIQLAPLGSTSAKYEGWKSKMAKSQIPGSSFTMPGKSLLSRAPPIQPVHGRVDWAAKYGSHR
- the LOC118233585 gene encoding serine/threonine-protein kinase MAK-like isoform X8 encodes the protein MVFFHRDMKPENLLCMGPELVKIADFGLAREIRSRPPYTDYVSTRWYRAPEVLLRSSVYSSPIDMWAVGCIMAELYTLRPLFPGNSEVDEIFKICQVLGTVKKSDWSEGYQLAAAMNFRFPQCVPTNLKTLIPNASSEAISLMRDLLQWDPQKRPTAAQALRYPYFQVGQVLGPPPQYVGQQKAQVRTVQAPEPKPLPLGKPDQHSPARRTSIPAPVPARAHQQPLQQIPLPQESLQSHGHKQEQPASPTPKNSSPPVKPSPSGTENSAVGVKSGRRRWGQTAVKTVDSWDEFDDSDMGVSFSKKPSMVSIKEKALEGQLEPKPLSTYTAVIKLPSIATTLNRTDSETSNSSARQHYLRQSRYLPGVNPKNTSLIGNKEPGRSLWGNPTSLVNKPLGPIGSDLSVSRVNAEDPKPTDKSIVREKTLDKVELPKGTCHFTLRNFMTSNYNPGGGYVSSFQKKEVGSAGQRIQLAPLGSTSAIDLSPTAELKTDKPRPSKLKSTSNKALVETTEEYEGWKSKMAKSQIPGSSFTMPGKSLLSRAPPIQPVHGRVDWAAKYGSHR
- the LOC118233585 gene encoding serine/threonine-protein kinase MAK-like isoform X5, whose product is MVQGPGVLSGRTVSEHSSEPAFLPGRMNRYTTLRQLGDGTYGSVLMGKSNESGELVAIKRMKRKFYSWEECMNLREVKSLKKLSHANVVKLKEVIRENDHLYFVFEYMKENLYQLMKDRENKMFSENEIRNIMFQVLSGLAFVHKHGFFHRDMKPENLLCMGPELVKIADFGLAREIRSRPPYTDYVSTRWYRAPEVLLRSSVYSSPIDMWAVGCIMAELYTLRPLFPGNSEVDEIFKICQVLGTVKKSDWSEGYQLAAAMNFRFPQCVPTNLKTLIPNASSEAISLMRDLLQWDPQKRPTAAQALRYPYFQVGQVLGPPPQYVGQQKAQVRTVQAPEPKPLPLGKPDQHSPARRTSIPAPVPARAHQQPLQQIPLPQESLQSHGHKQEQPASPTPKNSSPPVKPSPSGTENSAVGVKSGRRRWGQTAVKTVDSWDEFDDSDMGVSFSKKPSMVSIKEKALEGQLEPKPLSTYTAVIKLPSIATTLNRTDSETSNSSARQHYLRQSRYLPGVNPKNTSLIGNKEPGRSLWGNPTSLVNKPLGPIGSDLSVSRVNAEDPKPTDKSIVREKTLDKVELPKGTCHFTLRNFMTSNYNPGGGYVSSFQKKEVGSAGQRIQLAPLGSTSAKYEGWKSKMAKSQIPGSSFTMPGKSLLSRAPPIQPVHGRVDWAAKYGSHR
- the LOC118233585 gene encoding serine/threonine-protein kinase MAK-like isoform X4, giving the protein MVQGPGVLSGRTVSEHSSEPAFLPGRMNRYTTLRQLGDGTYGSVLMGKSNESGELVAIKRMKRKFYSWEECMNLREVKSLKKLSHANVVKLKEVIRENDHLYFVFEYMKENLYQLMKDRENKMFSENEIRNIMFQVLSGLAFVHKHGFFHRDMKPENLLCMGPELVKIADFGLAREIRSRPPYTDYVSTRWYRAPEVLLRSSVYSSPIDMWAVGCIMAELYTLRPLFPGNSEVDEIFKICQVLGTVKKSDWSEGYQLAAAMNFRFPQCVPTNLKTLIPNASSEAISLMRDLLQWDPQKRPTAAQALRYPYFQVGQVLGPPPQYVGQQKAQVRTVQAPEPKPLPLGKPDQHSPARRTSIPAPVPARAHQQPLQQIPLPQESLQSHGHKQEQPASPTPKNSSPPVKPSPSGTENSAVGVKSGRRRWGQTAVKTVDSWDEFDDSDMGVSFSKKPSMVSIKEKALEGQLEPKPLSTYTAVIKLPSIATTLNRTDSETSNSSARQHYLRQSRYLPGVNPKNTSLIGNKEPGRSLWGNPTSLVNKPLGPIGSDLSVSRVNAGNFMTSNYNPGGGYVSSFQKKEVGSAGQRIQLAPLGSTSAIDLSPTAELKTDKPRPSKLKSTSNKALVETTEEYEGWKSKMAKSQIPGSSFTMPGKSLLSRAPPIQPVHGRVDWAAKYGSHR
- the LOC118233585 gene encoding serine/threonine-protein kinase MAK-like isoform X10, encoding MVQGPGVLSGRTVSEHSSEPAFLPGRMNRYTTLRQLGDGTYGSVLMGKSNESGELVAIKRMKRKFYSWEECMNLREVKSLKKLSHANVVKLKEVIRENDHLYFVFEYMKENLYQLMKDRNKLFPESVIRNIMYQILQGLSFIHKHGFFHRDMKPENLLCMGPELVKIADFGLAREIRSRPPYTDYVSTRWYRAPEVLLRSSVYSSPIDMWAVGCIMAELYTLRPLFPGNSEVDEIFKICQVLGTVKKSDWSEGYQLAAAMNFRFPQCVPTNLKTLIPNASSEAISLMRDLLQWDPQKRPTAAQALRYPYFQVGQVLGPPPQYVGQQKAQVRTVQAPEPKPLPLGKPDQHSPARRTSIPAPVPARAHQQPLQQIPLPQESLQSHGHKQEQPASPTPKNSSPPVKPSPSGTENSAVGVKSGRRRWGQTAVKTVDSWDEFDDSDMGVSFSKKPSMVSIKEKALEGQLEPKPLSTYTAVIKLPSIATTLNRTDSETSNSSARQHYLRQSRYLPGVNPKNTSLIGNKEPGRSLWGNPTSLVNKPLGPIGSDLSVSRVNAGNFMTSNYNPGGGYVSSFQKKEVGSAGQRIQLAPLGSTSAKYEGWKSKMAKSQIPGSSFTMPGKSLLSRAPPIQPVHGRVDWAAKYGSHR
- the LOC118233585 gene encoding serine/threonine-protein kinase MAK-like isoform X2, yielding MVQGPGVLSGRTVSEHSSEPAFLPGRMNRYTTLRQLGDGTYGSVLMGKSNESGELVAIKRMKRKFYSWEECMNLREVKSLKKLSHANVVKLKEVIRENDHLYFVFEYMKENLYQLMKDRNKLFPESVIRNIMYQILQGLSFIHKHGFFHRDMKPENLLCMGPELVKIADFGLAREIRSRPPYTDYVSTRWYRAPEVLLRSSVYSSPIDMWAVGCIMAELYTLRPLFPGNSEVDEIFKICQVLGTVKKSDWSEGYQLAAAMNFRFPQCVPTNLKTLIPNASSEAISLMRDLLQWDPQKRPTAAQALRYPYFQVGQVLGPPPQYVGQQKAQVRTVQAPEPKPLPLGKPDQHSPARRTSIPAPVPARAHQQPLQQIPLPQESLQSHGHKQEQPASPTPKNSSPPVKPSPSGTENSAVGVKSGRRRWGQTAVKTVDSWDEFDDSDMGVSFSKKPSMVSIKEKALEGQLEPKPLSTYTAVIKLPSIATTLNRTDSETSNSSARQHYLRQSRYLPGVNPKNTSLIGNKEPGRSLWGNPTSLVNKPLGPIGSDLSVSRVNAEDPKPTDKSIVREKTLDKVELPKGTCHFTLRNFMTSNYNPGGGYVSSFQKKEVGSAGQRIQLAPLGSTSAIDLSPTAELKTDKPRPSKLKSTSNKALVETTEEYEGWKSKMAKSQIPGSSFTMPGKSLLSRAPPIQPVHGRVDWAAKYGSHR
- the LOC118233585 gene encoding serine/threonine-protein kinase MAK-like isoform X7, whose product is MFSENEIRNIMFQVLSGLAFVHKHGFFHRDMKPENLLCMGPELVKIADFGLAREIRSRPPYTDYVSTRWYRAPEVLLRSSVYSSPIDMWAVGCIMAELYTLRPLFPGNSEVDEIFKICQVLGTVKKSDWSEGYQLAAAMNFRFPQCVPTNLKTLIPNASSEAISLMRDLLQWDPQKRPTAAQALRYPYFQVGQVLGPPPQYVGQQKAQVRTVQAPEPKPLPLGKPDQHSPARRTSIPAPVPARAHQQPLQQIPLPQESLQSHGHKQEQPASPTPKNSSPPVKPSPSGTENSAVGVKSGRRRWGQTAVKTVDSWDEFDDSDMGVSFSKKPSMVSIKEKALEGQLEPKPLSTYTAVIKLPSIATTLNRTDSETSNSSARQHYLRQSRYLPGVNPKNTSLIGNKEPGRSLWGNPTSLVNKPLGPIGSDLSVSRVNAEDPKPTDKSIVREKTLDKVELPKGTCHFTLRNFMTSNYNPGGGYVSSFQKKEVGSAGQRIQLAPLGSTSAIDLSPTAELKTDKPRPSKLKSTSNKALVETTEEYEGWKSKMAKSQIPGSSFTMPGKSLLSRAPPIQPVHGRVDWAAKYGSHR
- the LOC118233585 gene encoding serine/threonine-protein kinase MAK-like isoform X3; protein product: MVQGPGVLSGRTVSEHSSEPAFLPGRMNRYTTLRQLGDGTYGSVLMGKSNESGELVAIKRMKRKFYSWEECMNLREVKSLKKLSHANVVKLKEVIRENDHLYFVFEYMKENLYQLMKDRENKMFSENEIRNIMFQVLSGLAFVHKHGFFHRDMKPENLLCMGPELVKIADFGLAREIRSRPPYTDYVSTRWYRAPEVLLRSSVYSSPIDMWAVGCIMAELYTLRPLFPGNSEVDEIFKICQVLGTVKKSDWSEGYQLAAAMNFRFPQCVPTNLKTLIPNASSEAISLMRDLLQWDPQKRPTAAQALRYPYFQVGQVLGPPPQYVGQQKAQVRTVQAPEPKPLPLGKPDQHSPARRTSIPAPVPARAHQQPLQQIPLPQESLQSHGHKQEQPASPTPKNSSPPVKPSPSGTENSAVGVKSGRRRWGQTAVKTVDSWDEFDDSDMGVSFSKKPSMVSIKEKALEGQLEPKPLSTYTAVIKLPSIATTLNRTDSETSNSSARQHYLRQSRYLPGVNPKNTSLIGNKEPGRSLWGNPTSLVNKPLGPIGSDLSVSRVNAEDPKPTDKSIVREKTLDKVELPKGNFMTSNYNPGGGYVSSFQKKEVGSAGQRIQLAPLGSTSAIDLSPTAELKTDKPRPSKLKSTSNKALVETTEEYEGWKSKMAKSQIPGSSFTMPGKSLLSRAPPIQPVHGRVDWAAKYGSHR